A region of [Bacteroides] pectinophilus DNA encodes the following proteins:
- the yidD gene encoding membrane protein insertion efficiency factor YidD, with translation MVRRILIKAIKFYQKYLSPLKKHSYCIYIPTCSQYAVQALEKYGAVKGSFLAVKRILRCNPFAKGGFDPLR, from the coding sequence ATGGTCAGGCGAATTCTAATTAAAGCGATAAAATTTTATCAGAAATATCTGTCTCCGCTTAAGAAGCACAGCTACTGTATATATATACCTACATGCAGTCAGTATGCCGTTCAGGCTCTTGAAAAATATGGAGCCGTTAAGGGGAGTTTTCTTGCTGTAAAGAGAATTTTGCGCTGTAATCCGTTTGCAAAGGGTGGATTCGACCCGCTAAGATAA